The sequence below is a genomic window from Effusibacillus lacus.
GGCAATCTTCAGTTTCGTGCCCACTCCATCCGTTCCGGATACCAGAATCGGCTCTTTGTATTTGCTCATATCCAATTGGAACCCGCCGCCAAAACCGCCGAGGGAAGTGATCACTTCCGGGCGGAAGGTGCGGGCTACATGGGGCTTGATGCGATCTACCGTTTCATTTCCGGCGTCAATGTTGACACCGGCCCGAGCGTAGGCGTCAAGACGGGGTGCCTCACGACCTTTCCTGTTTGCACGGGCAACGCTCTGCTTCTGTTCGCTCACTGTCGACCCCTACCTTTCCAACATGTGCTTCTCCAGATCTTCGTACACCTCAGTCGGATAGCGCCCGGTAAAGCAGGCGTTGCAGAACTTGTGATTGGCAAAATCCACAACGTCAAACGCACTCAGCATCTTCTCTTCCGACAGGTAATGAAGCGAATCGGCCCCAATATAGTCGCGGATCTCTTCCACCGTCTTGTTGGCGGCAATCAGTTCATTGCGCGCGGATGTATCAATCCCGTAGTAGCACGCATTGGTCACCGGGGGCGACGAAATCAGTAAATGCACTTCCGTGGCTCCGGCATCCCGCAGCATCTGGACAATTCGTTTGGAAGTGGTGCCGCGCACGATCGAGTCATCAATCAATACAACCCGCTTCCCGTCCACCATGCTGCGTACGGCGGACAGTTTCAGTTTGACTCCACGTTCCCGCAGTTCCTGGCTTGGCTGAATGAAGGTCCGGCCAATGTACCGGTTTTTGATCAAGCCGATTTCATAAGGGATTCCGGTTGCTTCCGCATAGCCGATGGCGGCCGAAATGGAGGAGTCAGGGACGCCAATGACCACGTCCGCGTCTACCGGATGTTCCTCCGCCAGCAGCTTGCCGAATTTTTTCCGTACGGAATGAACGTTGAATCCGTCAATGTCCGAGTCGGGACGGGCGAAGTAAATGTATTCAAAGGTGCAGAGCGATGTCTTTGAAGAATGGGCAAACTTCGACGAGTGAAGCCCGTTCTTATCGATCACGAGCATTTCGCCCGGTTCAATGTCCCGGAGATATTCCGCGCCGATTGTGTCAAAGGCACAGGTTTCGGAAGCGACTACATAAGCTCCTTCAAACTGCCCCAGTGCCATCGGACGCAAGCCATGGGGATCCCGCATTGCCAGCAGCTTGTCATCGGTCAGGATCAGGAACGCAAAGGCTCCTTTGACAATAGAGAGGGACTCTTTGACGTTTTCTTCTATAGTCGGAAGCCCGGAGCGGGCAATCAGATGGGCGACCACTTCCGTATCGCTGGTGGTTTGAAAAATGCTGCCCTGCCGCTCCAAGCGGTTATGCAGTTGAAAAGCGTTGATCAGGTTTCCGTTGTGAGCCAGCGCCATGTTTCCCCGCTGGGAGCCGAATGTAAGCGGCTGGGCGTTTGCGATGGAGGTCTCCCCGGTTGTTGAATAGCGTACGTGCCCGATGGCCGCGTGGCCCTTCAGGGTCTTCAAAACGTCTGAGTCGAAGACTTCCGATACGAGGCCCATCCCTTTATGCTGGTACATCTTGCGTCCATCCACCGATGCGATTCCGGCACTCTCCTGCCCCCTGTGCTGCAGCGCATAGAGTCCGTAATAGGTCAGTTCCGCCGCGTTCGGATGGCCATAAATTCCAAATACGCCACACTCCTCATGCCACTTGTCGGACATCATTTCATGATGCATGGGATGGCTCCTTTCCATGTGTTCGCGAGTTCTCCTACAGGTTGATCCACAACTGTTTGTCCGTTGACGGCAATCACAAGGTTTGTGCCTTCCACCCGGCCGATGCGGGTAATCGGAACGTTCTGTTCTTTTGCAAGGGCTTCCAATTTGCCCGCATTGTCCGGAGTCACCTCCAGAACGATTCGGGACGGGCTTTCCGAGAACAGGGCAAAATCGGCCCGAAGTTCCGTTGCCACCTCTACCCTGGCTCCCTTGCCGCCTGCAATCGCAGACTCTGCAAGCGTAACCGCCAGTCCTCCTTCCGCACAGTCATGCGCCGAGCGTATGAGTCCCTTTTGGATGGCTGAAAGGGTCAGGCGCTGAACCGATTTTTCCAGGTTGAGATCGATCTGCGGCGCTTTGCCTGACACTGTGCCGTGCACCGCCTTCAGGTATTCGGAACCGCCGATATCCGCATTCGTGACGCCCGTCATGTAAAGAAGATTGCCTTCTTCTTTGTAGTCGGCCGTCGTGATGTGATCAAGGTCATGAACCAGTCCTACCATGCCGATGATTGGAGTCGGGTAGATATCAATGCCGTTGGTTTCGTTATAGAGGGACACATTGCCGGAAATGACCGGTGTGTCCAGTACGCGGCAGGCTTCGGACATTCCGTCGGCTGATTTCTCCAACTGGTACATGATTTCCGGTTTCTCCGGGCTGGAGTAGTTCAGGCAGTCGGTCACCGCGAGCGGTTCGGCACCCGTACAGACTACGTTGCGTGCCGCTTCCGCAATCACCAGCTTACCGCCCATCTCCGGATCCAGGTACACATAGCGTCCGTTTCCGTCTGTCTTCATGGCGAGCCCTTTGCGGGTTCCCCGAATGGAGATCACGGCCGCATCCGAACCGGGCCGAACCACGGTGGAAGTGCGAACCATGTAATCATATTGGCGGTAGACCCACTCTTTGGAAGCAATGGTTGGCTGCCGGAGCAGGGTGTGCAAGGTGTCGTTCAGGTTCTGAGGTACAGGGAGCCCCTCGATGTCGAATGATTGGACTTCGTCAAGGTAGGCCGGGCGCTTGGAAGGACGGTTGTACACCGGTGCATCATCCACCAGTGTTGTAACCGGGATCTCCGCTGCGATTTCATCGCCTTCCTTGATCCGCAGCATCCCGTCGTCCGTTACACGTCCGATTACAGTTGCCTCGAGGCCCCATTTTTGGAAGATCTGTTCGGCAATGTATTCCTTGCCCTTTTCCATTACGACCAGCATCCGCTCCTGCGATTCGGACAGCATGATCTCATAGGGAGTCATTCCTTCCTCACGGCGCGGCACCAGTGCCACGTCCATTTCCAGACCGGACCCTGCACGGGATGCCATCTCGGAGGAAGAAGAGGTCATGCCGGCGGCTCCCATATCCTGAATGCCGACAACCGCTCCGGTTGCAATCAGCTCCAGGCATGCTTCCAGCAGCAGTTTCTCCATGAACGGATCGCCCACCTGAACGGCGGAACGTTCTTTGGAGTGGGGGTCTTCCGCTGACGCGAAGGTGGCCCCGTGAATTCCGTCACGGCCGGTGCGGGCACCGACCACCATCACAGGGTTCCCTGCCCCTGACGCATTCCCCTTCGTGATTTTATCCTGATCGATCAACCCTACGCACATAGCGTTCACAAGCGGGTTGTGGGTGTAGCGATCATCAAATACAACTTCCCCGGCAACGGTGGGAATTCCGATACAGTTGCCGTACCCTGCGATTCCGGCCACCACATGGCTGAACAGGTAGCGGTTGCGGGCATTGTCCTCAATCTCTCCAAAACGCAATGAGTTCAGCAGGGCCACCGGACGGGCGCCCATGGTGAAGACGTCACGGATAATCCCGCCTACCCCTGTTGCGGCTCCCTGATAGGGCTCAATGGCAGAAGGATGGTTGTGGGACTCGATCTTGAACACAACCGCCTGGTTGTCGCCAATATCGACAATTCCCGCGTTTTCGCCCGGTCCCTGCAGAACCCGCGGGCCCGATGTGGGGAACCGTTTCAGAACCGGTTTGGAGCTTTTATAGGAACAGTGTTCGGACCACATCACCGAATAGATGCCTGTCTCCACATAGTTGGGCATGCGTCCGAGCAGCTTGACGATCTTCTCGTATTCTTCATCCGTCAGGCCAAAGCTGCGGTAGATCTTCTGGTCTTTGACCTCTTGCGCAGTCGGTTCTTTCCGTTGGGTTTGCTTCGTCGTTTCGTTAAGCACCGTGCTTCTCCCTCCAGTTGGTAAGAATTGACGTAAAGAGTGCACCGCCGTCGCTGGAACCGAGCAGATCATGCACCGCCCGTTCCGGGTGCGGCATCATGCCCAGCACATTGCCCTGTTCGTTGCAGATTCCCGCAATATTCTCGATGGAACCGTTGGGATTCTTGCCGTGATAACGGAATACGATCTGGTTGTTGGCTTTCATCTTCGCCAGGGTTTCTTCATCCACGTAGTAGTTGCCTTCCCCGTGGGCAATCGGAATGTGGATCACTTGTCCTTTCTGATAACCCGAGGTAAAGGGAGTGTTCGCATTCTCCACCACCAGCGGAACGATTTCACAGTTGAACTGGGTGTGATTGTTCTCCCTCAGCGCACCGGGGAGCAGATGGGACTCGGTCAGAATCTGAAATCCGTTGCAAATCCCGATTACAAGTTTGCCTTCAGCTGCGGCCTTGCGGACTTCTTCCATTACCGGTGAAAAGCGGGCGATGGCACCGGAGCGGAGGTAATCGCCATAAGAAAATCCGCCCGGCAGGATAATACAATCATAAGCGGACAAATCGGCGGCTGTGTGCCAAACCATCTCGACCGGTTCACCCAACACGTCTTCAATCGCTTTCACTGCGTCAATGTCACAATTGGAACCTGGAAATACGATGACCGCGAAGCGCACCGACTTACACCTCCGTCAGTTCGAA
It includes:
- the purF gene encoding amidophosphoribosyltransferase, coding for MHHEMMSDKWHEECGVFGIYGHPNAAELTYYGLYALQHRGQESAGIASVDGRKMYQHKGMGLVSEVFDSDVLKTLKGHAAIGHVRYSTTGETSIANAQPLTFGSQRGNMALAHNGNLINAFQLHNRLERQGSIFQTTSDTEVVAHLIARSGLPTIEENVKESLSIVKGAFAFLILTDDKLLAMRDPHGLRPMALGQFEGAYVVASETCAFDTIGAEYLRDIEPGEMLVIDKNGLHSSKFAHSSKTSLCTFEYIYFARPDSDIDGFNVHSVRKKFGKLLAEEHPVDADVVIGVPDSSISAAIGYAEATGIPYEIGLIKNRYIGRTFIQPSQELRERGVKLKLSAVRSMVDGKRVVLIDDSIVRGTTSKRIVQMLRDAGATEVHLLISSPPVTNACYYGIDTSARNELIAANKTVEEIRDYIGADSLHYLSEEKMLSAFDVVDFANHKFCNACFTGRYPTEVYEDLEKHMLER
- the purL gene encoding phosphoribosylformylglycinamidine synthase subunit PurL, which translates into the protein MLNETTKQTQRKEPTAQEVKDQKIYRSFGLTDEEYEKIVKLLGRMPNYVETGIYSVMWSEHCSYKSSKPVLKRFPTSGPRVLQGPGENAGIVDIGDNQAVVFKIESHNHPSAIEPYQGAATGVGGIIRDVFTMGARPVALLNSLRFGEIEDNARNRYLFSHVVAGIAGYGNCIGIPTVAGEVVFDDRYTHNPLVNAMCVGLIDQDKITKGNASGAGNPVMVVGARTGRDGIHGATFASAEDPHSKERSAVQVGDPFMEKLLLEACLELIATGAVVGIQDMGAAGMTSSSSEMASRAGSGLEMDVALVPRREEGMTPYEIMLSESQERMLVVMEKGKEYIAEQIFQKWGLEATVIGRVTDDGMLRIKEGDEIAAEIPVTTLVDDAPVYNRPSKRPAYLDEVQSFDIEGLPVPQNLNDTLHTLLRQPTIASKEWVYRQYDYMVRTSTVVRPGSDAAVISIRGTRKGLAMKTDGNGRYVYLDPEMGGKLVIAEAARNVVCTGAEPLAVTDCLNYSSPEKPEIMYQLEKSADGMSEACRVLDTPVISGNVSLYNETNGIDIYPTPIIGMVGLVHDLDHITTADYKEEGNLLYMTGVTNADIGGSEYLKAVHGTVSGKAPQIDLNLEKSVQRLTLSAIQKGLIRSAHDCAEGGLAVTLAESAIAGGKGARVEVATELRADFALFSESPSRIVLEVTPDNAGKLEALAKEQNVPITRIGRVEGTNLVIAVNGQTVVDQPVGELANTWKGAIPCIMK
- the purQ gene encoding phosphoribosylformylglycinamidine synthase subunit PurQ, with the protein product MRFAVIVFPGSNCDIDAVKAIEDVLGEPVEMVWHTAADLSAYDCIILPGGFSYGDYLRSGAIARFSPVMEEVRKAAAEGKLVIGICNGFQILTESHLLPGALRENNHTQFNCEIVPLVVENANTPFTSGYQKGQVIHIPIAHGEGNYYVDEETLAKMKANNQIVFRYHGKNPNGSIENIAGICNEQGNVLGMMPHPERAVHDLLGSSDGGALFTSILTNWREKHGA